Proteins found in one Candidatus Omnitrophota bacterium genomic segment:
- a CDS encoding septum formation initiator family protein, whose amino-acid sequence MEKKRLGWKIGIAAAVLFAIFLPGISRYTQLKTRQARLDSGIEKLRVGEVDLRKEQDKLQNDPTYIEKVARDKLQVVNKGETIVRTKKKDGK is encoded by the coding sequence TTGGAGAAAAAGAGGCTAGGCTGGAAGATAGGCATCGCGGCGGCGGTATTGTTCGCGATATTCCTGCCCGGCATATCGAGATACACACAGCTTAAGACCCGCCAGGCGAGGCTGGACAGCGGCATAGAGAAACTGAGGGTAGGCGAAGTCGACCTGCGGAAAGAGCAGGATAAGCTTCAGAACGACCCCACTTACATAGAGAAGGTAGCACGGGACAAACTGCAGGTCGTCAATAAGGGCGAAACAATAGTAAGGACAAAGAAGAAGGATGGAAAGTAG
- the purB gene encoding adenylosuccinate lyase: protein MIERYTLPRMGKIWEDRNRFQRMLDVELMACEAFARKKLIPNSALSEIKRRARFDVDRIKEIEKETKHDVIAFIKSISENVGPDAKYIHMGLTSSDVLDTGLSLQMRDAADILIDDLKRFLIALERKAKKYKNTPCVGRTHGVHAEPMTFGLKFALIYAEIQRDIARMEAARKAISVGKLSGAVGTFANVDPWVEEYVCKRLKLEPAPISTQVIQRDRHAQFLTTIAIIGGTLEKFATEIRALQRTEILEAEEPFTEGQKGSSAMPHKRNPVICERIAGLARVLRGNSLAAMENISLWHERDISHSSVERVIIPDSCILLDYMLNLATDVAMHMAVYPERMIENLERMKGLVFSQRVLLALIGKGLARNEAYDMVQKCAMRVWKENIGFNAILMDDIDVTKYLTHEEVEACFDLGYYTKNVDRIYKRLGL from the coding sequence ATGATCGAGAGATACACCCTGCCCAGGATGGGTAAGATCTGGGAAGACCGGAACCGTTTCCAGCGGATGCTCGACGTGGAGCTAATGGCCTGCGAGGCATTCGCGAGGAAGAAACTTATACCAAATTCCGCATTATCCGAGATCAAAAGGCGCGCCCGCTTCGACGTAGACCGCATAAAAGAGATCGAAAAAGAGACAAAGCACGACGTTATCGCTTTCATAAAGAGCATCTCCGAGAACGTCGGGCCTGACGCCAAATATATCCACATGGGCCTTACCTCAAGCGATGTCCTCGATACCGGGCTCTCGCTCCAGATGAGGGACGCGGCCGATATCCTTATCGACGACCTCAAGAGATTCCTTATAGCGTTAGAGAGAAAAGCCAAAAAATACAAGAACACCCCGTGCGTCGGCAGGACACACGGCGTGCACGCCGAGCCGATGACGTTCGGCCTTAAATTCGCTCTTATTTACGCCGAGATACAGCGTGATATCGCCAGGATGGAAGCCGCGCGCAAGGCGATAAGCGTGGGCAAATTATCCGGCGCGGTCGGGACTTTCGCCAACGTCGACCCGTGGGTGGAGGAATACGTCTGCAAACGGCTGAAGCTTGAGCCCGCGCCGATATCGACGCAGGTGATACAGCGCGACAGGCACGCGCAGTTCCTGACGACCATAGCCATAATAGGCGGCACGCTCGAGAAATTCGCGACCGAGATAAGGGCGCTCCAGAGGACCGAGATCCTCGAGGCGGAGGAACCGTTTACCGAGGGGCAGAAGGGCTCGTCGGCGATGCCTCACAAGAGGAACCCTGTGATATGCGAACGCATAGCCGGGCTCGCGAGGGTCCTGCGCGGGAATTCGCTGGCGGCGATGGAGAATATCTCGTTGTGGCACGAGAGGGACATCTCGCACTCGTCGGTAGAGCGCGTGATAATCCCGGATTCGTGCATCCTCCTGGATTATATGCTGAACCTGGCGACCGATGTCGCCATGCACATGGCAGTCTATCCCGAACGGATGATAGAGAACCTCGAGAGGATGAAGGGCCTCGTATTCTCGCAGAGGGTGCTTTTGGCGCTCATAGGCAAGGGGCTCGCGAGGAATGAGGCGTATGACATGGTCCAGAAATGCGCGATGCGCGTCTGGAAGGAGAACATCGGGTTCAACGCGATATTAATGGACGATATCGACGTCACGAAGTACCTGACGCACGAGGAGGTGGAAGCTTGCTTCGACCTGGGCTATTACACCAAGAACGTCGACAGGATATACAAACGGTTAGGGCTATGA
- the purN gene encoding phosphoribosylglycinamide formyltransferase, producing MNFAVFCSGHGTNLQAIIDASKKRRISAKLALVVCDNPGAYAVERARRAGIPVAIFDPKDFPSKKQLEAAVVRELNSKKIKLIALAGYMRILSDSFVKRYRNRILNIHPALLPAFKGGQAIRDAIKYGVKVTGATVHFVTEEVDAGPIVLQAACPVKNNDSEKTLLARVHKLEHKIYPEAIELFARGKLKAAGRRVIVK from the coding sequence ATGAACTTCGCGGTCTTCTGCTCCGGACACGGGACGAACCTTCAGGCGATAATCGACGCCTCGAAGAAGAGGCGCATCAGCGCGAAGCTCGCGCTCGTCGTCTGCGATAATCCCGGGGCTTATGCGGTCGAGCGCGCCAGGCGCGCCGGCATACCGGTCGCCATATTCGACCCGAAGGATTTCCCGTCAAAAAAGCAGCTCGAGGCCGCGGTCGTCCGGGAACTCAACAGCAAAAAGATAAAGCTTATCGCGCTCGCCGGGTATATGCGGATATTGAGCGATAGTTTCGTGAAGAGATACAGGAACAGGATATTGAACATCCACCCGGCGCTACTGCCAGCATTTAAAGGTGGACAAGCGATAAGAGATGCGATAAAATATGGCGTCAAAGTTACGGGAGCGACAGTCCATTTCGTGACAGAGGAAGTCGACGCGGGACCCATAGTCCTGCAGGCGGCATGTCCCGTAAAAAATAACGATAGCGAAAAAACGCTTCTAGCTCGTGTCCACAAACTGGAACACAAGATCTACCCCGAAGCGATCGAGTTGTTCGCGAGGGGGAAGCTGAAGGCGGCAGGCAGGAGAGTAATAGTAAAGTAG
- the eno gene encoding phosphopyruvate hydratase: MKKPVISKVKAREILDSRGNPTVEVDVLLSDGTLGRAAVPSGASTGEHEALELRDGDKARYGGKGTLKAVANVDDIIAPKVKGMDPSRQKELDKFMIGLDGTPTKSKLGANAILGVSLAAARAAANSKGLPLYRYLGGTKAVTLPVPLMNIINGGLHADNSLDLQEFMIAPIGAANFHEALRMGAETFHALKSILKKRGDSTAVGDEGGFAPNLKSNEEALELIVQAITAAGYKPGKDISIALDPASSSFYKNGKYVFKAEGAKTAEDMINMYAGWIEKYPIVSIEDGLAENDWAGWKKMTKELGGKIQLIGDDLFVTNVKFLKKGIEEGCANSILIKVNQIGSLTETLDTISLALKNGYTAVISHRSGETEDTTIADLAVATNAGQIKTGSLCRSERIAKYNQLLRIEEELGKKAVYGGRTWRKRG; encoded by the coding sequence ATGAAAAAACCGGTGATTTCTAAAGTAAAAGCCCGCGAGATACTCGATTCGCGCGGCAACCCCACAGTCGAAGTAGATGTCTTATTGAGCGACGGCACGTTAGGCCGCGCCGCCGTGCCTTCGGGCGCGTCCACGGGCGAACATGAGGCCCTGGAGCTGCGCGACGGCGACAAAGCGCGCTACGGCGGAAAAGGCACGCTCAAAGCGGTTGCCAACGTAGACGATATCATCGCCCCGAAGGTCAAGGGCATGGACCCGTCCAGGCAGAAAGAGCTCGACAAATTCATGATAGGGCTCGACGGTACCCCCACCAAATCGAAATTAGGCGCGAACGCGATCCTGGGCGTTTCATTGGCTGCCGCCAGGGCAGCGGCGAACTCAAAAGGCCTTCCTTTATACAGGTATTTAGGCGGCACTAAGGCCGTGACACTGCCTGTACCATTAATGAATATAATCAACGGCGGTCTTCACGCCGACAATAGCCTCGACCTGCAGGAGTTCATGATCGCGCCCATCGGCGCGGCGAATTTCCACGAAGCCCTGCGCATGGGCGCCGAGACGTTCCACGCGTTAAAATCGATACTCAAGAAACGCGGCGACAGCACGGCCGTCGGAGATGAAGGCGGATTTGCGCCGAACCTCAAGTCCAACGAGGAAGCGCTCGAATTAATAGTCCAGGCGATAACCGCGGCCGGATACAAACCCGGTAAAGATATCTCTATAGCCCTCGACCCGGCGTCATCCTCGTTCTATAAGAACGGGAAATACGTATTTAAGGCCGAAGGCGCGAAAACCGCGGAAGATATGATCAATATGTACGCCGGCTGGATAGAAAAATATCCCATCGTTTCGATCGAGGACGGCCTCGCCGAGAACGACTGGGCCGGCTGGAAGAAGATGACGAAGGAGCTCGGCGGCAAGATCCAGCTCATCGGTGATGACCTCTTCGTCACGAACGTCAAATTCCTCAAGAAAGGCATCGAAGAAGGCTGCGCCAATTCGATACTTATCAAGGTCAACCAGATCGGCTCGCTTACCGAGACGCTGGACACGATATCCCTTGCTTTAAAGAACGGCTATACCGCGGTGATCTCGCACCGTTCGGGTGAGACAGAGGACACGACGATAGCCGACCTGGCTGTTGCCACGAACGCCGGCCAGATAAAGACCGGATCGCTCTGCAGGAGCGAAAGGATCGCCAAATACAACCAGCTCCTCCGCATCGAGGAAGAGCTCGGCAAAAAGGCGGTCTACGGGGGACGCACTTGGAGAAAAAGAGGCTAG
- a CDS encoding S1 RNA-binding domain-containing protein produces MESSATQEVKIDDVVDAEVMKIAEFGAFVKFGNKKGLIHISQVSDSYVKKVEDHLKVGDKVKAKIIKVSPDGKIDLTLKSGKEQASRQPRGQFPSGGRPQRDNGGRRGSRPDSGFRENMSSSPEGKSFKASPFEDKLKNFLVDSGELQTDIKKHVEEKQGR; encoded by the coding sequence ATGGAAAGTAGCGCCACCCAGGAAGTAAAGATCGACGATGTAGTTGATGCCGAGGTCATGAAGATAGCCGAGTTCGGCGCCTTCGTGAAATTCGGGAACAAAAAGGGCCTGATCCATATTTCGCAGGTCTCCGACTCCTATGTGAAGAAAGTCGAGGACCATCTTAAGGTGGGCGACAAGGTCAAGGCGAAGATAATAAAGGTTTCGCCTGACGGCAAGATAGACCTCACCTTAAAGAGCGGCAAGGAACAGGCGTCGCGCCAGCCAAGGGGCCAGTTCCCCTCCGGCGGGCGTCCGCAGAGGGACAACGGAGGAAGACGCGGCAGCCGCCCGGATTCGGGCTTCCGCGAGAACATGTCCTCCTCTCCCGAAGGGAAGTCCTTCAAGGCCTCGCCTTTTGAGGATAAGCTGAAGAATTTCCTTGTGGATAGCGGCGAGCTCCAGACCGACATCAAAAAACACGTCGAAGAGAAACAAGGCCGGTAA
- the trxA gene encoding thioredoxin → MSDNILHLKDDDFDKEITQAKGVALVDFWASWCMPCKMVAPTVEAIAKDYAGKVKVAKVEVDEAGETASRFNVMNIPTLIIFKDGKEASRVIGVTPKEELVRKLDALLK, encoded by the coding sequence ATGTCCGACAACATTTTGCATCTGAAAGACGACGATTTTGACAAGGAGATAACGCAGGCGAAGGGAGTGGCGCTCGTGGATTTCTGGGCGTCCTGGTGCATGCCGTGCAAGATGGTAGCGCCGACGGTCGAGGCGATAGCCAAAGATTACGCGGGAAAAGTAAAGGTCGCCAAGGTCGAGGTAGACGAGGCCGGCGAGACGGCATCCCGTTTTAACGTGATGAATATCCCCACCCTTATAATATTCAAGGACGGCAAAGAGGCGAGCCGCGTCATAGGCGTCACGCCAAAGGAAGAGCTGGTTAGAAAACTGGACGCGCTGCTTAAATGA
- the purL gene encoding phosphoribosylformylglycinamidine synthase subunit PurL, translating to MLWRVEVCDRNDGFDSGVKRDIEDLGIKGVESVEVAQVYIIEGNVSRSGIKRISGELLTDPVTQVYSFRSSPITGRNTRAKNKAIVEVTYNAGVMDPVEESVKKGILDLGVKGVESVKTAKKYIINGKVSGGRLKTISEKLLFNKVIQHVVTGPGSYTLKNPPQYHFKLTKVGLSGSSDKDLESISKEGQLFLDLTEMRRIREYFAVLGREPADVELETLAQTWSEHCGHKTFRGLIDYESGGKKRFINNLLKETIMKATAELKKPWCVSVFKDNSGVIRFDERYNVCFKAETHNHPSAIEPYGGANTGLGGVIRDPLGTGLGAKPILNTDVFCFGEPDYAFNRLPKGVLHPKRVMKGVVAGVRDYGNKMGIPTVNGAVLFDNRYLGNPLVYCGNVGIMPKEKSFKEVESGDLVVLVGGKTGRDGIHGATFSSGELTSESEQVSAQAVQIGNPIEEKKMADCILKARDLDLYDAITDCGGGGLSSAVGEMGEKTGVRIDLDRIPLKYEGLTYTEIWISEAQERMVLSVPKNKVKRLLEVFEREDVEATVIGEFTRTKKLELFYKRNRVCDLDMKFLHDGLPKTVRKARWNRPKRAEPRFACPKDLTPSLLRILSDWNVCSKEWIIRQYDHEVQAGSVIKPLVGVNNDGPSDAAVARPILDSDKGVIISNGINPRYGEIDPYWMAASNIDEALRQVIAVGGDLKEVALLDNFCWGDTDQPSQLGSLVRAAQGCYDMSKGFQAPFISGKDSLHNEYIVGKKRVSIPGTLLVSAISVADNVKKCITMDFKEAGDLIYVVGMTYDELGGSYYYKSRGAAIGNSVPTVDAKRSRALMEKLSRAIRAGLVNACHDCSEGGIGVAAAEMAFAGGFGAEIKLEKAPFKVKYGTRGKKRDDIILFSESNTRFIAGVSPGKKKRFEKAMRGAAIGLIGGVLEEKYFTVYGAGGDIVVRTDRKELKEAWQRPLRW from the coding sequence GTGCTGTGGCGCGTTGAAGTATGCGATAGGAACGATGGCTTCGACTCCGGCGTCAAGAGGGACATAGAGGACCTGGGAATAAAAGGCGTCGAGTCGGTCGAGGTCGCGCAGGTATATATAATCGAAGGCAATGTTTCCCGGTCCGGGATAAAGAGGATCTCCGGGGAACTGCTTACCGACCCTGTTACCCAGGTTTATTCATTCAGGTCGAGCCCCATAACCGGCAGGAATACCCGCGCGAAAAATAAGGCCATCGTCGAGGTGACCTATAACGCCGGGGTGATGGACCCGGTCGAGGAGAGCGTGAAAAAAGGCATCCTCGATCTCGGCGTAAAAGGCGTCGAATCGGTCAAGACCGCAAAAAAATATATCATCAACGGGAAGGTGTCCGGGGGCCGGCTTAAGACGATAAGCGAGAAGCTCCTCTTCAATAAAGTCATCCAGCATGTCGTGACCGGGCCGGGCTCCTACACCTTAAAAAACCCTCCGCAATACCATTTCAAACTTACAAAGGTGGGCCTCTCGGGCTCTTCGGACAAAGATCTCGAGAGTATAAGCAAAGAAGGCCAATTATTCCTGGATCTCACCGAGATGCGCAGGATAAGGGAGTATTTTGCCGTCCTCGGGCGCGAGCCGGCCGATGTCGAGCTTGAGACGCTCGCGCAGACGTGGTCCGAGCATTGCGGCCACAAGACATTCCGCGGCCTGATAGATTACGAGTCCGGCGGGAAAAAGCGATTCATAAACAACCTCCTTAAAGAGACGATAATGAAGGCGACCGCCGAGCTCAAGAAGCCGTGGTGCGTCTCGGTATTCAAGGATAATTCCGGGGTCATCAGGTTCGACGAAAGATATAACGTATGCTTCAAGGCCGAGACGCATAACCATCCGTCGGCGATAGAGCCGTACGGCGGCGCGAATACGGGCTTGGGCGGCGTGATACGCGACCCGCTCGGCACCGGCCTCGGCGCGAAGCCGATCTTAAATACCGACGTATTCTGCTTCGGCGAGCCTGATTACGCTTTTAACCGCCTGCCTAAAGGCGTCCTTCACCCGAAGAGGGTGATGAAAGGCGTCGTCGCCGGCGTGCGCGATTACGGGAATAAGATGGGGATACCGACCGTGAACGGCGCCGTGCTCTTTGACAACAGGTACCTCGGCAATCCCCTGGTCTATTGCGGGAATGTCGGCATTATGCCGAAAGAAAAGTCTTTTAAAGAGGTTGAGAGCGGGGACCTGGTCGTCCTCGTGGGAGGGAAGACCGGCCGCGACGGGATACACGGCGCGACATTCTCGTCCGGGGAATTGACCTCGGAGTCGGAGCAGGTCTCGGCGCAGGCGGTCCAGATCGGGAATCCCATCGAGGAAAAAAAGATGGCCGACTGTATCCTGAAGGCGCGAGACCTCGATCTTTATGACGCGATAACAGATTGCGGCGGCGGCGGATTATCGAGCGCTGTCGGCGAAATGGGAGAGAAGACCGGTGTCAGGATCGACCTCGACAGGATACCGCTCAAATACGAGGGGCTGACCTATACCGAGATATGGATATCAGAAGCGCAGGAGAGGATGGTCCTCTCGGTGCCGAAGAACAAAGTAAAAAGACTGCTCGAGGTCTTCGAAAGAGAGGATGTCGAGGCGACGGTGATCGGCGAGTTTACCCGCACGAAAAAACTGGAACTTTTTTATAAAAGGAACAGGGTCTGCGACCTCGATATGAAATTCCTGCACGACGGCCTGCCGAAGACCGTAAGGAAGGCGAGATGGAACAGGCCGAAGCGCGCCGAGCCGCGGTTCGCGTGCCCGAAGGACCTGACCCCGTCGCTCTTAAGGATATTATCCGATTGGAACGTCTGCAGCAAGGAATGGATAATAAGGCAATACGACCACGAGGTCCAGGCCGGCTCGGTCATAAAACCGCTTGTCGGCGTAAATAACGACGGGCCGTCCGACGCCGCGGTAGCCAGGCCTATATTAGATTCGGATAAAGGCGTGATAATATCGAACGGGATAAATCCGAGGTACGGAGAGATCGACCCGTACTGGATGGCGGCGTCGAATATCGACGAGGCGCTGAGGCAGGTAATTGCGGTAGGCGGCGACCTGAAAGAGGTGGCGCTGCTGGATAATTTCTGCTGGGGCGACACGGACCAGCCGTCGCAATTGGGCAGCCTCGTGAGGGCGGCTCAGGGTTGTTATGATATGTCGAAGGGTTTCCAGGCGCCTTTCATCTCGGGCAAAGACAGCCTTCATAATGAATATATCGTCGGCAAAAAACGCGTGTCGATCCCCGGGACCCTGCTCGTTTCGGCTATCAGCGTGGCCGATAACGTAAAGAAATGCATCACCATGGATTTCAAGGAAGCGGGCGACCTGATATACGTAGTCGGGATGACATATGATGAGCTCGGCGGTTCATATTATTATAAATCGCGCGGCGCAGCGATAGGGAATTCCGTGCCGACCGTTGACGCGAAACGCAGCCGCGCGCTGATGGAGAAGTTGAGCCGCGCGATAAGGGCCGGCCTCGTGAACGCCTGCCATGATTGTTCGGAGGGCGGCATAGGGGTGGCGGCGGCCGAGATGGCGTTTGCCGGAGGGTTCGGCGCCGAGATAAA
- a CDS encoding phosphoglucomutase/phosphomannomutase family protein — translation MSIKFGTSGWRAVMADGFTFSNVRKAAQAIAGYVKAHHPSKKAPPVVIIGHDTRFDSREFASAAAKVLCANGVKVLLTERDTPTPVISFQVVHKEADGAINITASHNPPEYNGLKFSPSHGGPAEPEVTKEIEMRAAKIKGEVEEPLPSELKCRIEEFDPRRAYFARIKDLVDLSAIKKARLKAVVDVMHGTGRGYLDRILTENGCKVILLNDNLDPLFGGHPPEPAKNNIGKMLREVKRHKADLGLGLDGDADRFGIVDENGRFYTPDEVISLLFKHLIDTRPRLPKVARTHSTTRLVDRIAARYGIEVVETPIGFKYIGEVLMTGECIIGGEESGGLSIANHVPEKDGILACLLVAEMVAVRGKKLSAILNEIYREFGRSYPGKLNVRLTDDQKARLLHMLKSRPPKEIAGMKVAKLDTMDGYKFTLADSSWVLVRPSGTEPLIRFHFEAMTAAKEKKLIKYCEDLIHAIKTQVNEVHPPEED, via the coding sequence ATGTCGATAAAGTTTGGCACATCCGGTTGGCGCGCAGTAATGGCCGACGGATTCACGTTCTCGAACGTAAGAAAAGCAGCGCAGGCGATAGCAGGCTACGTAAAGGCGCACCACCCTTCCAAAAAGGCCCCGCCCGTCGTAATAATCGGCCACGATACCCGCTTCGATTCAAGGGAATTCGCGTCAGCCGCGGCCAAAGTCCTCTGCGCGAACGGCGTGAAGGTCCTCCTTACCGAGCGCGACACGCCTACGCCTGTGATCTCGTTCCAGGTGGTCCATAAAGAAGCCGACGGCGCCATAAACATAACCGCGAGCCATAACCCGCCCGAATATAACGGCCTAAAATTTTCGCCCTCGCACGGCGGCCCGGCCGAGCCGGAAGTCACGAAAGAGATAGAGATGCGCGCCGCCAAAATCAAAGGCGAGGTAGAAGAGCCGCTGCCTTCGGAACTTAAATGCCGCATAGAAGAATTTGACCCCCGCCGGGCGTATTTCGCGCGGATAAAAGACCTTGTCGACCTCTCCGCGATAAAGAAAGCCCGCCTTAAAGCGGTCGTTGACGTGATGCACGGGACCGGCCGCGGATACCTGGACCGCATATTAACGGAGAACGGGTGCAAAGTCATATTATTGAACGACAATCTCGACCCGCTCTTCGGCGGACACCCGCCGGAGCCGGCAAAAAATAATATAGGGAAGATGCTCCGCGAAGTGAAGAGGCACAAGGCCGACCTCGGCCTCGGCCTCGACGGCGACGCGGACAGGTTCGGGATAGTGGACGAGAACGGCAGGTTCTATACGCCGGACGAAGTAATATCGTTGTTATTCAAGCATTTGATAGATACGCGGCCGCGCCTGCCGAAGGTCGCGCGCACGCATTCGACGACGCGGCTCGTAGACAGGATAGCGGCCCGGTACGGCATCGAGGTCGTCGAGACGCCTATCGGTTTCAAATATATCGGCGAGGTATTGATGACCGGAGAATGCATAATAGGCGGCGAGGAATCCGGCGGATTGTCGATAGCCAACCACGTCCCGGAGAAAGACGGGATACTCGCGTGCCTGCTGGTCGCCGAGATGGTGGCGGTCAGGGGCAAGAAGCTGAGCGCCATATTAAATGAGATATACCGCGAGTTCGGCAGGTCGTATCCGGGGAAATTGAACGTCAGGCTTACCGACGACCAGAAGGCGAGGCTTCTCCATATGCTCAAGAGCCGCCCGCCGAAAGAGATAGCCGGCATGAAAGTCGCGAAACTGGATACGATGGACGGTTACAAATTTACCCTTGCCGACTCGAGCTGGGTCCTGGTCCGTCCGTCGGGCACAGAGCCGCTCATCAGGTTCCATTTCGAGGCGATGACCGCCGCGAAAGAGAAGAAATTAATAAAATATTGCGAAGACCTGATACACGCGATAAAGACACAGGTAAACGAGGTCCATCCTCCGGAAGAGGATTGA
- a CDS encoding phosphoribosylaminoimidazolesuccinocarboxamide synthase → MTEKVKEEVLLTTENIPLKFFKRGKVRDIYELDGKLLIVATDRISCFDVVLSEGIPYKGKVLTQISKFWFDYLKEQSENHAVTFDMESLRDKLGDSTDILKDRSMLVKRTRPLSIECVVRGYLSGSGWREYKETGEICCIKLPKGLKESDQLPEPIFTPSTKEDIGHDLNITEFGARKKLGDRLYDLVKSKAIAIYNRAAEYADSKGIIIADTKFEFGVTEEGKTILIDEVLTPDSSRFWPKEKYKPGGPQASFDKQFVRDYLESLNWPKTPPAPHLPEDIIKKTSKKYLEALRKLTDKEL, encoded by the coding sequence ATGACTGAAAAAGTAAAAGAAGAAGTTTTGCTTACTACCGAGAACATCCCGCTGAAATTTTTCAAGCGCGGGAAGGTCCGCGATATCTACGAGCTTGACGGCAAATTGCTTATCGTCGCGACCGACAGGATATCGTGTTTCGATGTGGTCCTGTCCGAAGGCATCCCTTATAAGGGGAAGGTCCTGACGCAGATATCCAAGTTCTGGTTTGATTACCTGAAAGAACAGAGCGAGAACCACGCGGTGACGTTCGACATGGAATCGCTGCGCGATAAACTCGGCGATTCGACGGATATATTAAAGGACCGCTCGATGCTGGTAAAGAGGACCCGGCCGCTTTCGATAGAATGCGTGGTCAGGGGATACCTCTCAGGTTCGGGGTGGAGGGAATACAAAGAGACCGGCGAGATATGCTGCATCAAACTGCCGAAGGGCCTTAAGGAATCCGACCAGCTGCCCGAGCCGATATTTACCCCCTCGACCAAGGAGGATATCGGCCACGACCTGAACATCACCGAGTTCGGCGCGAGGAAGAAGCTCGGCGACAGGCTTTACGACCTCGTAAAGAGCAAGGCGATAGCGATCTACAACAGGGCCGCGGAATACGCGGATTCGAAAGGGATAATAATCGCCGACACGAAGTTCGAGTTCGGCGTTACCGAAGAAGGCAAGACGATACTTATCGATGAGGTCCTGACGCCGGATTCGTCGAGGTTCTGGCCCAAAGAGAAATACAAGCCGGGCGGGCCGCAGGCGAGTTTCGATAAGCAGTTCGTGCGGGATTATCTTGAAAGTTTAAATTGGCCCAAGACCCCGCCGGCCCCGCACCTGCCCGAGGATATCATCAAGAAGACGAGCAAGAAGTATCTGGAGGCCTTAAGGAAATTAACCGATAAGGAGCTCTAA